A single genomic interval of Fibrobacter sp. UWB4 harbors:
- a CDS encoding DUF975 family protein codes for MDALDTAKIKQTAWEKLGGKWSKAIAALLVFILISIVIDIPSAFFEEDSMGECIWKILEAPFALGLDIGIYAYFLDLTRNKELSLKRLVVGFTNGWGFYFNLVCTQLLMCLFVFLWSLLLIIPGIMKAFSYSMVYFILLDHPEYSSRQLLRKSSEMMYGHRMELFVLYLRFIPWVLLGIITCGIAFLWVGPYVTAAFSEFYLQLKAKKEDVPEVATIA; via the coding sequence ATGGACGCATTAGATACCGCAAAAATCAAACAGACCGCATGGGAAAAACTCGGCGGCAAATGGAGCAAGGCTATCGCCGCTCTCCTCGTGTTCATACTCATTTCTATAGTGATCGACATTCCCTCGGCTTTCTTCGAAGAAGATTCCATGGGCGAATGCATCTGGAAAATTTTAGAGGCCCCGTTCGCTCTCGGTCTAGACATTGGCATTTATGCCTACTTCCTGGACCTTACACGTAACAAGGAACTTTCATTAAAGCGATTGGTTGTCGGTTTTACAAACGGATGGGGTTTTTATTTCAACCTCGTTTGCACCCAGCTTTTGATGTGCTTATTCGTTTTCCTATGGTCCTTGCTTTTGATCATCCCTGGCATCATGAAGGCTTTTTCTTACTCCATGGTTTACTTCATCCTTTTAGACCATCCTGAATATTCAAGCCGCCAGCTCTTGCGCAAGAGTAGCGAAATGATGTACGGCCACCGTATGGAACTGTTCGTACTCTACCTGAGATTCATCCCCTGGGTTCTCCTGGGAATCATCACTTGCGGAATCGCATTCTTATGGGTTGGCCCATACGTAACAGCAGCGTTCAGCGAATTCTATTTACAGCTGAAGGCAAAGAAAGAAGACGTTCCGGAAGTCGCAACAATCGCATAA
- a CDS encoding EI24 domain-containing protein, with protein MAIPRAKQLKTGFTAYVKAIRLIRANKLTKYLFIPAILNIIVVVAFIFSGVGVGDWINGIIERSTENMNGWIHAGMVAIKIILPIVFFALFIFIGGTIVNILMSPIYTFLSEKTETILTGKEFPFDMKQTLKDIWRAVIIAIRNTAKQLVLTALCLLLNFIPVAGSIASLVLIFIINAYYFGYGFMDYTYERWRLSPKNSRKETHKLKFVAFANGAVYSLPLYLICGSFIAAFIGGVSTVAATLSQLEFKEK; from the coding sequence ATGGCAATACCTCGCGCAAAACAACTCAAAACTGGCTTCACCGCCTACGTCAAGGCAATCCGTCTCATCCGAGCCAACAAACTCACAAAGTATTTGTTTATCCCCGCCATCTTGAACATCATCGTCGTGGTCGCATTCATCTTCTCGGGCGTTGGCGTAGGCGACTGGATCAACGGCATCATCGAGCGCAGCACCGAAAACATGAACGGCTGGATTCACGCCGGCATGGTCGCCATCAAGATCATCCTCCCCATCGTTTTCTTTGCGCTATTCATTTTCATCGGCGGCACGATTGTCAACATTCTCATGTCGCCCATTTACACGTTCCTTTCCGAAAAAACCGAAACTATCCTCACCGGGAAAGAATTTCCGTTTGACATGAAGCAAACACTCAAGGACATCTGGCGCGCAGTTATCATCGCCATCCGCAACACGGCAAAGCAGCTCGTCTTGACCGCTCTTTGCCTTTTGCTGAACTTTATCCCCGTCGCAGGAAGCATCGCATCGCTTGTCCTGATTTTCATCATCAACGCGTATTACTTTGGCTATGGATTCATGGACTACACTTACGAGCGCTGGCGTTTATCGCCAAAGAACAGCCGCAAGGAAACACATAAACTAAAGTTTGTGGCATTTGCAAACGGGGCCGTTTATTCGCTACCGCTTTACCTCATCTGCGGATCGTTCATCGCCGCCTTCATTGGGGGCGTTTCAACCGTCGCCGCCACGCTATCGCAGCTGGAATTTAAGGAAAAATAA
- a CDS encoding Tex family protein: MDFSAIIAEELNLEVWRVSKALELMDQGGTIPFIARYRKDQTGTLNEIELRDISHRRDYLQELVDRKETILKSIEEQGKLTPELKAQIEACKDKTLLEDIYAPFKPKKRTRATIAKELGLEPLARLMWAQENTGNTAEEIARIYLSEEKGLADPRAALKGAADILAEEVADNAEFRQYLRNKVEKTGVMVSKVKKDFEKQETKFKDYYDFSEPVSKIPSHRMLALRRGEKEKVLRLSIEVPNEEMIGYLQNQVIKHDSVWKPYLEDMCKDAWERLLQPSMESEVRLLLKDSAEEEAFKVFSKNLQDVLLAAPAGHKAVLALDPGFRTGCKVAVLDKNGKFMDHGIIKPHEPWNDKAGAAVYLMSLIDKYQIDLIAIGNGTASRETDAFCGEMALKFKGKVPPRVIVSEAGASVYSASMIAIAEFPKEDVTTRGAISIGRRLQDPLAELVKVDPQSIGVGQYQHDVNQRELKKRLDEVVESCVNMVGVDVNSASAPLLSHVAGLSNTLSEAIVKYREENGAYASREDLKKVKGFGPKAFEQAAGFMRIPGAENPLDDSAVHPENYALVEKMAEKVGVPVKEMVGNADAVKGIKLDEFLSDEVGRATLEDILKELQKPSRDPRKEFRYAKFDDRIKTINDLVTGSWMEGVVTNVANFGAFVDIGVHQDGLVHISEISDKYVTDAKDVLTVGDVVKVRVVAVDANQKRISLSMKQEQTDGVAGAGANGPRGQRVGGPRGNFGHRDGGARPQGGIQGHATIADLKNKIAGKERPGMQPQKKPNAAQPAKLNALLKSMKKGF, from the coding sequence ATGGATTTTTCTGCGATCATTGCTGAAGAACTGAATCTTGAAGTGTGGCGCGTATCCAAAGCGCTCGAACTTATGGACCAGGGGGGTACGATCCCCTTTATCGCCCGTTACCGCAAGGACCAGACGGGAACTTTGAACGAAATTGAACTCCGCGACATCAGCCACCGTCGCGATTACCTCCAGGAACTTGTGGACCGCAAGGAAACGATCCTCAAGAGCATCGAGGAACAGGGCAAGCTCACGCCGGAACTCAAGGCTCAGATCGAAGCTTGCAAGGACAAGACTCTTCTCGAAGATATTTACGCTCCGTTCAAGCCGAAGAAGCGTACTCGCGCAACGATTGCAAAGGAACTTGGTCTGGAACCGCTCGCCCGCCTGATGTGGGCTCAGGAAAATACCGGAAACACGGCAGAAGAAATTGCACGCATTTATTTGTCCGAAGAAAAGGGCCTTGCCGACCCGCGTGCAGCACTCAAGGGTGCAGCAGACATCCTCGCCGAAGAAGTTGCAGACAACGCAGAATTCCGCCAGTACCTCCGCAACAAGGTCGAAAAGACTGGCGTCATGGTTTCCAAGGTCAAGAAGGATTTCGAAAAGCAAGAAACCAAGTTCAAGGACTACTATGACTTTAGCGAACCGGTCTCTAAGATTCCGAGCCACCGCATGCTCGCTCTCCGCCGTGGCGAAAAGGAAAAGGTGCTTCGCCTTTCCATCGAAGTTCCGAACGAAGAAATGATCGGTTACCTCCAGAATCAGGTCATCAAGCACGACTCTGTCTGGAAGCCGTACCTCGAAGATATGTGCAAGGACGCTTGGGAACGCTTGCTCCAGCCGAGTATGGAAAGCGAAGTGCGCCTCCTCCTCAAGGACAGCGCTGAAGAAGAAGCTTTCAAGGTGTTCTCCAAGAACCTTCAGGACGTTTTGCTCGCTGCTCCGGCAGGCCACAAGGCTGTGCTCGCCCTCGACCCGGGTTTCCGTACGGGTTGCAAGGTCGCTGTGCTCGACAAGAACGGCAAGTTCATGGATCACGGCATCATCAAGCCGCATGAACCGTGGAACGACAAGGCCGGTGCCGCAGTTTATCTGATGAGCCTCATCGACAAGTATCAGATTGACCTCATCGCTATTGGTAACGGTACGGCAAGCCGCGAAACGGACGCTTTCTGTGGCGAAATGGCTCTCAAGTTCAAGGGCAAGGTTCCGCCGCGCGTTATCGTTTCTGAAGCGGGTGCATCTGTTTATAGCGCAAGCATGATTGCTATTGCCGAATTCCCGAAGGAAGACGTGACGACCCGTGGTGCTATTTCCATTGGCCGCCGCTTGCAGGACCCGCTGGCAGAACTTGTCAAGGTCGATCCGCAGTCCATTGGCGTGGGCCAGTACCAGCACGACGTGAACCAGCGCGAACTCAAGAAGCGTTTGGACGAAGTCGTGGAAAGCTGCGTGAACATGGTCGGTGTTGACGTGAACAGCGCTTCTGCTCCGCTCCTCTCTCACGTGGCAGGCCTTAGCAATACGCTCTCTGAAGCGATTGTGAAGTACCGCGAAGAAAACGGCGCTTATGCAAGCCGTGAAGATTTGAAGAAGGTTAAGGGCTTTGGCCCGAAGGCTTTCGAACAGGCCGCAGGCTTTATGCGTATCCCGGGTGCTGAAAACCCGCTCGACGATTCCGCCGTGCATCCTGAAAACTACGCCCTCGTCGAAAAGATGGCTGAAAAGGTCGGCGTTCCGGTCAAGGAAATGGTCGGTAATGCAGACGCTGTGAAGGGCATCAAGCTCGATGAATTCCTCTCCGATGAAGTCGGTCGCGCTACTTTGGAAGATATCCTCAAGGAACTCCAGAAGCCAAGCCGCGACCCGCGTAAGGAATTCCGTTATGCTAAGTTCGATGACCGCATCAAGACTATCAACGACCTTGTGACGGGCAGCTGGATGGAAGGCGTGGTCACGAACGTTGCTAACTTCGGTGCTTTCGTGGACATCGGCGTGCATCAGGACGGTCTCGTTCACATTTCTGAAATTAGCGACAAGTACGTGACGGACGCTAAGGATGTGCTTACTGTCGGTGACGTGGTGAAGGTTCGCGTGGTTGCAGTCGATGCTAACCAGAAGCGCATCAGCCTTTCCATGAAGCAGGAACAGACGGACGGTGTTGCCGGTGCTGGCGCTAATGGTCCTCGCGGTCAGCGCGTGGGTGGCCCGCGTGGTAACTTCGGTCATCGCGACGGTGGTGCTCGCCCGCAGGGTGGCATCCAGGGCCATGCAACGATTGCCGACCTCAAGAACAAGATTGCCGGTAAGGAACGCCCGGGCATGCAGCCGCAGAAGAAGCCGAATGCAGCCCAGCCCGCCAAGCTGAACGCCTTGCTGAAGTCCATGAAAAAAGGCTTCTAG
- a CDS encoding ferredoxin has translation MAITKVWLDESSDECVSCGACEATCDAVFSVPEKMVVKEGVDFSAYENEIKDAADSCPAGVIKFS, from the coding sequence ATGGCAATTACGAAAGTTTGGCTCGATGAATCTAGCGACGAATGCGTCTCCTGCGGCGCTTGCGAAGCAACTTGCGATGCAGTCTTCTCCGTTCCGGAAAAGATGGTCGTTAAGGAAGGCGTTGACTTCAGCGCATACGAAAACGAAATCAAGGACGCTGCAGACAGCTGCCCGGCCGGCGTGATCAAGTTCTCGTAA
- the argB gene encoding acetylglutamate kinase, giving the protein MKKVVVKIGGSLAIDEAKLADFVAAVSKLPAMGCQVAVVHGGGKDINENISLLREQPTFIDGLRVTTPSIMKMVEMTLSGHVNKKLVRMLLENNCNAVGLSGVDGKLFEVVKKQGKVDLGLVGEVKKVNPQIVETLWSAGFVPVVSPISIGPDENGKAVSWNVNADTAASELAVALHADQFVLVSDVPGVMDDTKTVIPELTEDASEALIASGVINGGMIPKVRESFKSIERGLKSIHIVGWKDADHFVKQINGELNYGTILG; this is encoded by the coding sequence ATGAAAAAAGTGGTTGTAAAAATTGGTGGCAGCTTGGCAATCGATGAAGCCAAGTTGGCCGATTTTGTGGCGGCAGTCAGCAAGCTTCCGGCTATGGGCTGCCAAGTGGCCGTGGTGCACGGCGGTGGCAAGGACATCAACGAGAACATCTCCTTGCTCCGAGAACAACCCACCTTTATCGACGGTCTCCGAGTCACGACGCCTTCTATCATGAAGATGGTCGAAATGACGCTCTCGGGACACGTCAACAAGAAGCTCGTGCGAATGCTCCTCGAAAACAATTGCAACGCTGTCGGCCTCAGTGGCGTCGATGGCAAGTTGTTTGAAGTGGTCAAGAAGCAGGGCAAGGTGGATCTTGGCCTCGTGGGCGAAGTCAAGAAGGTCAATCCGCAGATTGTGGAAACGCTTTGGTCTGCAGGCTTTGTCCCGGTCGTAAGCCCGATTTCTATCGGTCCGGACGAAAACGGCAAGGCTGTGAGCTGGAACGTGAATGCTGATACTGCCGCAAGCGAACTGGCTGTGGCACTCCACGCTGACCAGTTCGTGCTGGTGAGCGATGTTCCGGGCGTGATGGACGATACCAAGACTGTCATTCCTGAACTCACGGAAGATGCAAGCGAAGCCCTCATTGCTTCTGGCGTCATCAACGGCGGCATGATCCCGAAGGTCCGCGAAAGCTTCAAGAGCATTGAACGCGGCCTCAAGAGCATTCACATTGTCGGCTGGAAGGATGCCGACCACTTTGTAAAACAAATTAATGGAGAACTGAACTATGGCACAATCCTTGGCTAA
- a CDS encoding aspartate aminotransferase family protein, whose amino-acid sequence MAQSLANSVFEEDKQFIAPLYGKANIEFVRGEGSYLFDKNGKKYLDFVAGIAVNALGHQNAAIKKAVEEQMDSFFHISNLYPNYPQVNLAKALLAATGFDKAFFCNSGTEANEGCIKFARKYFDRKGEKNRQKIVTFINSFHGRTFAALSATGQPAIREGFGSMPGDFVHVPWNDVAALKAEVNNDTCAIMLESLAAEGGVMTVSDEMVAAINSLKKEFGCLVIVDEVQAGMGRLGTFLGLQKHGIDADLVSLAKALGGGLPLGAVLLRQKVADQLKAGDHGTTFGGNPVACAVGLAVVNQIAKPEFLANVEARSAQLKAGLEAIAAKFPAVKGVRGEGLILGLALDESLPVGNVIAAARDEGMMVLSAKGNVLRLLPPLNVSAAECDEALTKLEKAFATATK is encoded by the coding sequence ATGGCACAATCCTTGGCTAATTCCGTTTTTGAAGAAGACAAGCAGTTTATCGCCCCGCTTTATGGCAAGGCCAATATTGAATTTGTCCGTGGCGAAGGTTCTTACTTGTTCGACAAGAACGGCAAGAAGTATCTTGACTTTGTCGCTGGCATCGCCGTGAACGCTCTCGGCCACCAGAACGCCGCAATCAAGAAGGCTGTCGAAGAACAGATGGACAGCTTCTTCCACATTTCGAACCTTTATCCGAACTACCCGCAGGTGAACCTCGCTAAGGCTCTCCTCGCTGCAACGGGTTTCGACAAGGCTTTCTTCTGCAATTCCGGTACCGAAGCTAACGAAGGCTGCATCAAGTTTGCTCGTAAGTATTTCGATCGCAAGGGTGAAAAGAACCGCCAGAAGATCGTAACGTTCATCAACAGCTTCCACGGTCGTACATTTGCTGCCCTTTCTGCAACGGGTCAGCCGGCCATCCGCGAAGGCTTTGGCTCCATGCCGGGTGACTTTGTTCACGTTCCTTGGAACGATGTCGCAGCCCTCAAGGCCGAAGTCAACAACGACACTTGCGCCATCATGCTTGAATCTCTCGCTGCCGAAGGTGGCGTGATGACCGTTTCCGATGAAATGGTCGCTGCAATCAACAGCTTGAAGAAAGAATTTGGCTGCCTCGTGATTGTCGACGAAGTCCAGGCAGGTATGGGCCGTCTCGGCACATTCCTCGGCCTCCAGAAGCATGGCATTGATGCTGACCTCGTGTCGCTTGCCAAGGCTCTTGGCGGCGGTCTCCCGCTCGGTGCTGTGCTCCTCCGCCAGAAGGTTGCTGACCAGCTCAAGGCGGGCGATCATGGCACGACGTTTGGTGGTAACCCGGTTGCTTGTGCCGTCGGTCTCGCTGTCGTGAACCAGATTGCAAAGCCGGAATTCCTCGCCAATGTCGAAGCTCGCTCCGCTCAGCTCAAGGCAGGCCTCGAAGCTATCGCAGCTAAGTTCCCGGCAGTGAAGGGCGTACGTGGTGAAGGCCTTATTCTCGGTCTCGCTCTCGACGAATCGCTCCCGGTCGGTAACGTAATTGCTGCCGCCCGCGACGAAGGCATGATGGTCCTCAGCGCTAAGGGCAACGTGCTACGTTTGCTCCCGCCGCTGAACGTCTCCGCCGCCGAATGCGACGAAGCTTTGACGAAGCTTGAAAAGGCTTTTGCAACAGCTACAAAGTAA